One Calditrichia bacterium DNA window includes the following coding sequences:
- a CDS encoding sodium/solute symporter (Members of the Solute:Sodium Symporter (SSS), TC 2.A.21 as described in tcdb.org, catalyze solute:Na+ symport. Known solutes for members of the family include sugars, amino acids, nucleosides, inositols, vitamins, urea or anions, depending on the system.), which produces MPNFTLHTIDLVIIGLYIVFVLWLGLRLGSKHHTAEDYFLAGRSMIWPFIGLSLFASNISSTTLIGLAGDAYSTGISVFNYEWFAVIILVFFVIFFLPFILRSKVYTMPEFLELRYDGRARTYFSILTLFLNIVVDTAGSLYAGALLLKLVFPEIPMWQTISVLAVVAGAYTIAGGLAAVIYTDAIQTILLLIGAVTITITAFFQIGGWDAIISQVSPEKLSLIRPLDDPGVPWLGLLTGLPILGFYFWCTNQFMMQRVLSAKDIWHGRIGSLFAGLLKLPVLFVMVLPGTMAILLYPELPKADMVYPTLMFDLLPAGLLGLVLAGFIAALMSQIDSTLNSASTLITMDFIQKHRPDLSSEALMKVGRWVTFGFMVLAALWAPQIENFGSLFKYLQKVLSYTVPPVVAMFLVGIFWKRANEKGAFYSLVFGLMAGSAFFYMNEVAGILSIHFLYIAPILFVLCTIILIVGSLFTTPANANQATALVWTKAFYNAETHELRSLPWYKNYRVLSIILLVTTTILVISFR; this is translated from the coding sequence ATGCCGAATTTTACCCTACACACCATTGATTTAGTAATCATTGGACTGTATATCGTATTTGTGCTTTGGCTGGGCTTGCGATTAGGTTCAAAACATCATACAGCCGAAGATTATTTTTTAGCCGGAAGATCGATGATTTGGCCGTTTATCGGTCTGTCATTGTTTGCATCAAACATTTCCAGCACAACACTTATCGGCTTGGCCGGCGATGCTTACAGCACAGGGATTTCGGTGTTTAATTATGAATGGTTCGCCGTTATCATTCTGGTATTTTTTGTGATATTTTTCCTACCGTTCATTCTCCGCTCCAAAGTTTACACCATGCCCGAGTTTCTGGAATTACGGTATGATGGCAGAGCTCGCACATACTTTTCCATCCTGACACTATTTCTTAACATAGTTGTTGATACCGCCGGAAGCTTGTATGCTGGCGCATTGTTGCTAAAGCTGGTTTTCCCGGAAATCCCGATGTGGCAAACCATTTCCGTTTTAGCCGTTGTTGCCGGTGCATATACCATTGCCGGAGGCTTGGCAGCCGTTATTTATACCGATGCCATCCAAACAATTTTGTTGCTCATCGGCGCGGTCACCATTACCATTACAGCATTTTTTCAAATAGGCGGTTGGGATGCCATCATCAGCCAGGTTTCGCCGGAAAAATTAAGCTTGATTCGTCCGTTAGACGATCCCGGCGTGCCCTGGCTGGGATTGTTAACCGGACTTCCGATTCTCGGATTTTATTTCTGGTGCACCAACCAGTTTATGATGCAGCGCGTTTTGAGCGCAAAAGATATCTGGCATGGTCGTATTGGCAGCCTGTTTGCAGGATTGCTGAAATTACCCGTTCTGTTTGTTATGGTTTTACCGGGAACGATGGCAATCCTCCTTTACCCGGAACTACCCAAGGCAGACATGGTTTATCCAACGCTAATGTTCGATTTACTACCGGCCGGTTTGTTGGGGCTGGTGTTAGCCGGGTTTATTGCCGCACTCATGTCCCAAATAGATTCAACGCTAAATTCCGCTTCTACACTTATCACAATGGACTTTATCCAGAAACATCGCCCGGACCTCTCCAGCGAAGCGCTCATGAAAGTTGGTCGGTGGGTTACCTTCGGGTTTATGGTTTTGGCTGCACTGTGGGCACCCCAAATCGAAAACTTTGGGTCGCTTTTCAAATACCTCCAAAAAGTGCTCTCTTATACTGTGCCGCCGGTTGTTGCAATGTTTTTGGTTGGCATTTTCTGGAAACGGGCGAACGAAAAAGGTGCATTTTATTCACTCGTATTTGGACTGATGGCGGGTAGCGCTTTCTTTTACATGAACGAAGTTGCCGGTATCCTGTCGATACATTTTCTATATATCGCACCCATTTTGTTTGTGTTATGCACCATAATTTTGATTGTGGGCAGCTTGTTCACTACACCCGCAAATGCGAATCAGGCAACGGCGCTCGTTTGGACAAAAGCATTTTATAATGCCGAAACACATGAGCTTCGCAGCCTGCCCTGGTATAAAAATTACCGGGTGCTTTCGATTATCCTTTTAGTCACCACAACCATTTTGGTTATTTCGTTCAGATAA
- a CDS encoding TonB-dependent receptor gives MPKALHIALFICLATFANAQTVVNGYQRSQFTEYFSKTVVPLETAVKFLSDVYQVNFIYEHELVINKKSPVLANVSGNFYDDLIYTLANHPIQFIKAGKKTIVLIAKEKESTARRIIRGVVTDEDGNGISDAEVFIKGTSWGAVTLRDGSYFIDTVPEGKYTLTARCVGFRTERQEVEIRTAEALEIDFKLAIDVLNMDEVVTTASRNPLTKIESSVAITTANSAQIRERKPRSTADLLMYIPGFYVESSGGESGNNLFPRGIPQDGSYRYISMFEDGLPIFEASELAFANIDIMMRLDENIAQMEGVRGGTGSIYASNAPGGIINFVNKTGGEHNAGIVKFSIGDYGHYRLDYNMGGPLGDNWQYNIGGFLRQGDGIRDPGFAANKGGQVKMNLTRFFGNGYARIYGKYLNDRNIFYLPIPLKNPNNPQSIPGVNANYGTLTSVFMSNVTLPKPDGTFINRDIRDGIHPETRSITGELFWDLGNNVSINYKSRWTKADIGFNAIFSLDTPFSAAEFADSVKHLYQLPGFAYWQYRYSDSDQPIDNISAINNNGLIAHSGWWSIQKPLDNMINQLQFQKTFRTHILDITGYYSTYSAADFWYLHNVLTEVSQTPRMLDLTAFDANGNEIIRVTENGFEQFGTYYVNANSKAAVMALAVVDEWQTSEKLRIDGGFRLEHARFNGKVENTRSDASIPNSTSLAGQNVTFGDGTFRHFDHSFNEWAVSLGLNYSLNSNLAVYGRLGRGFRTPDFEQWIISDQRGNSQYVQQVEGGLKIASEQFSLFGSTFFSRLDNIPFIDEVFQNNRILKIGRFASSTTLGAEIEAVWRVSGTLNLHINGTLQNPVLRDLRIQSVDETTSAYTVIDLSNKQVRRIPRVLLNIRPAWSFKPIKVFADWQYISKRFADDANTAVLPAYSMINAGFEVRLPITNMSISGSVANITNTIGLTEGNPRMEQVFANRKDGVFMARPILGRSIILSAIYEF, from the coding sequence ATGCCGAAGGCTTTGCACATAGCGCTGTTCATTTGCCTTGCGACGTTTGCCAACGCGCAAACGGTCGTCAACGGCTATCAGCGCAGCCAATTTACCGAGTACTTCAGCAAAACCGTTGTGCCATTGGAAACCGCCGTCAAATTTTTAAGCGATGTATACCAGGTCAATTTTATCTACGAACACGAACTTGTTATCAATAAAAAAAGCCCGGTGTTAGCAAATGTCAGTGGTAATTTTTATGACGACCTCATTTACACACTTGCCAATCACCCGATCCAGTTTATCAAAGCGGGAAAAAAAACCATCGTGTTAATTGCCAAAGAAAAAGAAAGCACAGCCCGGCGAATTATTCGCGGCGTGGTAACCGATGAGGATGGCAACGGCATTTCCGATGCGGAAGTGTTTATAAAAGGCACTTCGTGGGGCGCGGTTACGTTGCGGGATGGCAGCTATTTTATCGATACCGTTCCGGAAGGCAAGTACACCCTCACCGCCCGCTGTGTGGGATTCCGCACCGAACGGCAGGAAGTGGAAATCCGCACAGCCGAAGCGCTGGAAATCGATTTCAAACTGGCAATTGACGTGCTGAATATGGACGAAGTGGTGACTACCGCATCGCGAAATCCGTTGACCAAAATAGAATCGAGTGTGGCGATTACCACCGCCAACAGCGCGCAAATTCGCGAACGCAAACCGCGCAGCACTGCCGACTTGCTGATGTACATCCCCGGATTTTATGTCGAAAGCTCCGGCGGCGAATCCGGCAACAACCTGTTTCCGCGCGGTATTCCGCAGGATGGCAGCTATCGCTACATCTCGATGTTTGAGGACGGATTACCCATTTTCGAGGCATCGGAGCTGGCATTTGCCAACATCGATATCATGATGCGGCTGGACGAAAACATTGCCCAAATGGAAGGCGTACGCGGCGGCACCGGTTCTATTTACGCCAGCAACGCACCCGGCGGTATCATCAATTTTGTGAACAAAACCGGCGGAGAGCATAACGCCGGTATTGTAAAATTCAGCATCGGCGATTACGGGCATTACCGGCTCGATTACAATATGGGCGGGCCGCTCGGCGATAATTGGCAGTACAACATCGGCGGATTTTTGCGCCAGGGCGATGGCATCCGCGATCCCGGATTTGCCGCAAACAAAGGCGGTCAGGTGAAAATGAACCTCACCCGTTTTTTTGGCAACGGCTACGCCCGGATTTACGGCAAATATCTGAACGACAGAAACATATTTTATTTGCCAATTCCGCTAAAAAATCCGAACAATCCCCAATCCATTCCCGGCGTAAACGCCAATTACGGCACATTAACCAGTGTTTTTATGAGCAACGTTACATTACCAAAACCGGATGGCACATTCATCAACCGCGATATCCGCGATGGCATCCACCCCGAAACCCGGTCGATAACCGGTGAGCTATTTTGGGATTTGGGGAATAACGTATCGATAAATTACAAATCGCGCTGGACCAAAGCAGATATTGGATTCAACGCTATTTTTTCGCTGGATACCCCCTTTTCCGCCGCAGAATTTGCAGATTCGGTTAAACATTTGTATCAATTACCCGGTTTTGCTTATTGGCAATATCGCTATTCAGATTCTGACCAGCCCATCGACAATATTTCGGCAATCAACAATAACGGGCTGATAGCCCACAGCGGATGGTGGAGCATTCAAAAGCCGCTGGACAATATGATTAATCAGCTCCAGTTTCAAAAAACGTTTCGCACGCATATTTTGGATATAACCGGTTATTACAGCACTTACAGCGCAGCGGATTTTTGGTATTTGCACAACGTACTAACAGAAGTTAGCCAAACACCCCGGATGCTCGATTTAACAGCGTTTGACGCAAACGGCAACGAAATAATCCGTGTTACAGAAAACGGTTTTGAGCAATTTGGAACCTATTATGTAAATGCCAACAGCAAAGCCGCAGTCATGGCACTTGCGGTGGTCGATGAATGGCAAACCAGCGAAAAGCTGCGTATCGATGGCGGTTTCCGGCTGGAGCACGCCCGTTTTAACGGCAAAGTAGAAAACACCCGCAGCGATGCCAGCATTCCCAATAGCACATCTCTTGCCGGACAAAATGTAACTTTTGGCGATGGCACATTTCGCCATTTTGACCACTCGTTTAATGAATGGGCTGTTTCGCTGGGTTTAAACTACAGCCTAAACAGTAACTTGGCGGTTTACGGTCGTTTGGGGCGCGGTTTCCGCACACCCGATTTTGAGCAATGGATTATTTCTGATCAACGGGGAAATTCGCAGTATGTTCAACAAGTTGAAGGCGGGCTTAAAATTGCTTCGGAGCAGTTCTCGCTGTTTGGTTCAACATTTTTTAGCCGGTTGGATAATATTCCGTTTATCGATGAAGTTTTCCAGAACAATCGCATTTTGAAAATCGGCAGATTTGCCAGCAGCACAACGCTGGGCGCAGAAATTGAAGCGGTGTGGCGTGTTTCGGGCACGTTAAATTTGCACATCAACGGAACGCTGCAAAATCCGGTTTTACGTGATTTGCGCATTCAATCTGTCGATGAAACCACATCGGCTTATACCGTTATCGATTTAAGCAATAAACAGGTACGGCGCATACCAAGAGTGTTGTTGAATATTCGACCGGCATGGTCTTTCAAACCGATTAAAGTTTTTGCAGATTGGCAATACATCAGCAAACGCTTTGCGGATGACGCCAATACAGCCGTTTTACCGGCGTATTCGATGATAAATGCAGGATTTGAGGTGCGGCTCCCAATCACCAATATGTCGATTTCCGGAAGCGTTGCCAACATAACCAACACCATCGGTTTAACCGAAGGCAACCCGAGAATGGAACAAGTTTTCGCTAATCGGAAAGATGGCGTTTTCATGGCACGCCCAATTTTGGGGCGGTCAATTATTCTATCTGCAATTTATGAATTTTAG
- a CDS encoding carbohydrate kinase: MDIVAVGELLVDIIGQTISENLGDVRTFERFQGGSPANFAANMARLGNASALIACVGNENLGKYLVQSVKKTGVICDYIAVEPVAPTTIVLVSRTTGTPDFIAYRTADRMILPSHIPNNVLQKTQFYHTTCFALSQEPAQSSIVDGARRAAQLDCKLSIDVNYAPSIWGDRDEARRVIAEYCSHGAFVKMSLDDIVRLFDDPALDEQTAIATFHDWGAELICLTKGAAGSLVSWEFGQKMQHQSARKISECADATGAGDAFWSGFLTAWLDGYEPPECAVAGSNIAAMKLAVVGPLPEAVSREKIYEIFD; this comes from the coding sequence ATCGACATCGTTGCCGTTGGCGAATTACTGGTGGATATCATCGGCCAAACCATCAGCGAAAACCTCGGCGATGTGCGCACTTTTGAGCGATTTCAGGGTGGTAGCCCGGCAAATTTTGCGGCAAATATGGCGCGACTCGGGAATGCATCGGCGCTGATCGCCTGTGTAGGTAACGAAAATTTGGGCAAATATCTGGTTCAATCCGTAAAAAAAACCGGCGTTATTTGTGATTACATCGCGGTTGAGCCGGTTGCACCGACCACCATTGTTTTGGTCAGCCGCACCACCGGAACGCCGGATTTTATCGCCTATCGCACTGCCGACCGCATGATTTTGCCATCACATATTCCCAATAATGTGTTGCAAAAAACCCAATTTTACCACACCACCTGTTTTGCGCTCAGCCAGGAACCCGCCCAAAGCAGCATTGTGGATGGTGCCCGACGCGCCGCACAACTCGACTGCAAATTAAGCATTGACGTCAATTACGCGCCATCCATCTGGGGTGATCGCGATGAAGCTCGCCGAGTGATCGCGGAATATTGTTCCCATGGCGCTTTTGTGAAAATGAGTCTGGACGACATCGTTCGATTGTTTGACGATCCAGCGCTCGATGAACAAACGGCTATCGCCACCTTCCACGATTGGGGCGCGGAACTGATTTGCCTCACCAAAGGCGCGGCAGGCAGCCTGGTTTCGTGGGAATTCGGGCAAAAAATGCAGCATCAATCCGCCCGGAAAATCAGCGAATGCGCAGACGCCACCGGCGCGGGCGACGCATTTTGGTCGGGGTTTTTGACGGCATGGCTGGATGGCTACGAACCGCCGGAATGCGCAGTCGCCGGCAGCAACATCGCCGCAATGAAACTGGCGGTCGTCGGACCGCTGCCCGAAGCCGTTTCGCGAGAAAAAATCTACGAAATATTTGATTAA
- a CDS encoding FecR domain-containing protein, giving the protein MNQKEQIIAELLENESFLKWLSGKGNATDNQFWQNWISENTLHEEAFREISETWSVLTFKPIFSDETDAEWQKLSNRLNLGNGASPAPQQPETYLQRRMNREIHSTRWWLGAGSAVAALFCLVALVWIGFFSGNGSNPMNREVRTGNGEQVRIQLPDQSTVLLNANSALHFSDEWTTGSAVNVVLTGEAFFDISKNPAGTARRFTVQTADGQVRVLGTRFVVYERGDGTSVSLENGRVEVAAQNDHNNPAATAELIPGQSTFFHRNDRQLHASTTDSKTRIVWWNDEPSFALNQTPLSVVIRRIEETYGVSVEINDSTLLDRELSGAIENTSIDAVMDALGKVLQISVKRQDNRVYFN; this is encoded by the coding sequence ATGAATCAGAAAGAGCAAATTATCGCCGAACTGCTGGAAAACGAGTCATTTTTGAAATGGCTTTCCGGAAAAGGGAACGCTACAGACAACCAATTCTGGCAAAACTGGATTTCTGAAAACACCTTGCATGAAGAAGCATTCCGCGAGATCTCGGAAACCTGGTCCGTTTTAACATTTAAGCCCATTTTTTCGGATGAAACCGATGCCGAATGGCAAAAATTGAGCAACCGTTTGAACCTCGGAAACGGCGCTTCGCCGGCACCGCAACAGCCGGAAACCTATCTTCAACGACGGATGAACCGCGAAATCCATTCGACCCGTTGGTGGCTGGGCGCAGGCAGCGCAGTTGCTGCACTATTTTGTCTGGTTGCACTGGTTTGGATAGGATTTTTCAGCGGAAATGGTTCCAATCCGATGAACCGGGAAGTGCGAACCGGCAATGGCGAGCAGGTGCGCATTCAACTGCCCGATCAATCTACCGTGTTGCTGAACGCCAATTCCGCGCTTCATTTTTCGGATGAATGGACAACCGGCAGCGCAGTAAATGTTGTGTTGACAGGCGAAGCATTTTTTGATATCAGCAAAAATCCCGCCGGAACTGCGCGCCGTTTTACCGTGCAAACTGCGGACGGTCAGGTGCGCGTTTTGGGGACGCGTTTTGTGGTGTACGAACGCGGCGATGGCACATCCGTTTCGCTGGAAAACGGTCGGGTTGAGGTTGCTGCACAAAATGATCACAACAATCCGGCGGCAACAGCAGAGCTGATTCCGGGACAATCCACATTTTTTCACCGCAACGACCGGCAACTGCACGCCAGCACAACCGACAGTAAAACCCGGATTGTCTGGTGGAACGACGAACCGTCTTTCGCGCTGAACCAAACGCCGCTATCGGTTGTTATCCGACGAATTGAGGAAACTTACGGCGTTAGCGTTGAGATAAACGACAGCACATTGCTGGATCGCGAACTTTCCGGCGCGATCGAAAACACCAGCATCGACGCAGTTATGGATGCGCTCGGCAAAGTGCTCCAAATTTCGGTAAAACGTCAAGATAACCGGGTCTATTTCAATTAA
- a CDS encoding TonB-dependent receptor has protein sequence MSRCLTIKSFTRLIAILLLHLIAGFGFAQTGTIRGMVTDDTGAPLIGANVVLESTTMGGATDVDGSFVILNVPAGEYKITASYISYKSASATVTVTAGSAADVSFSLESDLLDLTAVVTTGVVNKQSKLESSVSISTLDIQEAEKLAPRTTAEIFRSIPGIRSEASGGDGNTNITVRGVPISAGGSKYLQLQEDGLPVMQFGDIAFATADIFLRADRTLARIEAIRGGSASTLASNSPAGIINFVSKTGAVEGGSVSTTSGLDYNSFRTDYEYGAPLTSSVSFHVGGFLRQGEGPRTAGYTANRGGQLKLNVTKLFDGGYGRIYFKYLNDRAAAYMPMPLKVEGTNDSPDWGSIDGYEAATGTMHSPFLLQNLGFGPDGELRRSDVADGMHPVSSAIGLEFSRELGDGWSVENRGRIAFNSGRFVTPFPAEVAGAQAMAESIGGAGAYLRYADGTAFGSGNAGNGLALRIHMFDVELNNFNNLMNDFRVTKTLGNANVTAGYFLSNQSISMSWLWNSFVTEVNGDGAKMVDVYAADNTKLSQNGLYAYGVPFWGNCCTRNYDTDYLINAPYFNIDLQANENLSVDASVRLDKGTVTGRFAGAVQTEFDVNNDGVISPNEQSVSAVDNANTTPVDYEYDYVSYSAGANYKLSETKAVFARYSHGGSAKADRLLFAGLPYTGGQTLNAKDLIDQAEVGYKHLFKNGGLFVTAFMANTTEEGGFEATTQEVIENDYKAFGVEIESAFNFGDVNVRGGLTYTKAEITSGANDGNTPRRQPDVMFSLVPTYNIGKHAIGASVIGQTKAYAQDSNELVLPAYAYINAFLRYQITSLLYASVNGNNLLSSIGITESEEGSIVDNQVNYVRARPIPGRSVSFTIGYNF, from the coding sequence ATGAGTCGTTGTTTAACAATTAAATCATTTACTCGCTTAATCGCAATTCTATTATTGCATCTCATTGCAGGATTTGGTTTTGCACAAACCGGAACCATTCGTGGCATGGTTACCGATGATACCGGCGCGCCATTAATTGGCGCAAATGTGGTTCTGGAAAGCACAACGATGGGCGGCGCAACAGATGTAGACGGCAGTTTTGTCATTCTGAATGTACCGGCCGGTGAATATAAAATTACCGCCAGTTACATCAGCTACAAAAGTGCCAGCGCAACCGTAACCGTAACCGCCGGTAGTGCAGCGGATGTCAGCTTTAGCCTGGAATCAGACTTACTGGATTTAACTGCGGTTGTTACCACCGGTGTGGTCAATAAACAATCGAAACTGGAATCCAGTGTTTCAATCTCGACACTGGATATTCAGGAAGCGGAAAAACTGGCGCCGCGCACAACGGCAGAAATTTTCCGCTCAATTCCCGGTATTCGCTCAGAGGCATCCGGCGGCGACGGTAACACGAACATTACCGTTCGCGGCGTTCCGATTTCTGCTGGCGGATCCAAATATTTGCAACTGCAGGAAGACGGTTTGCCGGTAATGCAATTTGGCGATATCGCCTTTGCAACCGCAGATATTTTTCTAAGGGCAGACAGAACCCTGGCCCGCATTGAAGCCATTCGTGGTGGCTCCGCCTCTACCTTGGCGAGCAATTCTCCTGCGGGAATCATCAATTTTGTGAGCAAAACCGGCGCTGTTGAAGGCGGGAGTGTCAGCACAACTTCGGGATTGGATTATAACAGTTTCCGTACCGATTACGAATATGGCGCACCGTTAACCAGCAGTGTCAGCTTTCATGTCGGTGGTTTTCTTCGCCAGGGCGAAGGACCGCGCACAGCCGGATACACCGCAAACCGTGGCGGGCAGCTTAAATTAAATGTTACCAAACTGTTCGATGGCGGTTACGGACGCATCTATTTTAAATATTTGAACGACCGCGCTGCGGCATACATGCCCATGCCGCTAAAAGTTGAAGGCACAAACGACTCACCCGATTGGGGTTCTATCGATGGCTACGAAGCAGCAACCGGCACAATGCACAGCCCCTTTTTGCTTCAGAATTTGGGATTTGGACCCGATGGCGAACTGCGCCGCAGCGATGTGGCAGACGGTATGCACCCTGTTTCCAGCGCAATCGGATTGGAATTTAGCCGTGAGTTGGGTGATGGCTGGAGCGTTGAAAACCGTGGCAGAATCGCATTTAACTCCGGTCGTTTTGTCACACCGTTCCCCGCAGAAGTTGCCGGTGCACAGGCAATGGCAGAATCGATTGGCGGCGCAGGCGCATATTTGCGCTATGCAGACGGCACCGCTTTCGGCAGCGGAAATGCCGGAAATGGCCTGGCGTTGAGAATCCACATGTTCGATGTCGAGTTGAATAATTTCAACAATTTGATGAATGATTTTCGCGTCACCAAAACACTGGGCAACGCCAATGTAACTGCAGGTTATTTCTTGTCCAACCAATCCATCTCCATGTCCTGGTTGTGGAATTCATTCGTTACAGAAGTGAATGGCGATGGCGCAAAAATGGTGGATGTTTACGCTGCAGATAACACCAAACTCAGCCAAAACGGGTTGTATGCTTATGGCGTTCCGTTCTGGGGCAACTGCTGCACCAGAAATTACGATACCGATTACCTCATCAACGCACCCTATTTTAATATTGATCTGCAAGCCAACGAAAACCTGAGCGTAGATGCCAGCGTCCGGTTGGACAAAGGCACCGTTACCGGACGTTTTGCCGGAGCCGTTCAAACCGAATTTGATGTCAACAACGACGGTGTAATTTCACCCAATGAACAAAGCGTTTCGGCAGTAGATAACGCCAATACAACGCCTGTTGATTACGAATATGATTATGTTTCATACTCTGCCGGCGCAAACTACAAACTGAGTGAAACAAAAGCTGTTTTTGCTCGCTACAGCCATGGCGGCTCTGCTAAAGCCGATCGCCTGTTGTTTGCCGGCCTGCCCTACACCGGCGGACAAACATTGAATGCCAAAGACCTGATTGACCAGGCTGAAGTGGGTTACAAACACCTGTTCAAAAACGGCGGTTTATTTGTTACGGCATTTATGGCAAACACCACAGAAGAAGGTGGCTTTGAAGCAACCACGCAGGAAGTCATCGAAAACGATTACAAAGCCTTTGGCGTTGAAATTGAAAGCGCGTTTAATTTTGGAGATGTAAATGTTCGAGGTGGACTTACCTACACCAAAGCAGAAATTACTTCCGGTGCAAATGATGGCAACACTCCCCGCCGCCAACCGGATGTAATGTTCTCGCTTGTCCCGACGTATAACATTGGCAAACATGCCATTGGCGCAAGCGTAATCGGCCAAACCAAAGCATACGCACAGGATAGTAACGAACTGGTTCTGCCGGCTTATGCTTACATTAACGCATTCCTGAGATATCAGATCACCAGTTTGCTTTACGCATCGGTAAATGGCAACAATTTGTTAAGCTCAATCGGCATTACCGAAAGCGAAGAAGGTAGCATCGTAGATAACCAGGTTAACTATGTCCGCGCAAGGCCGATTCCCGGTCGTTCCGTATCCTTCACAATTGGCTATAATTTCTAA
- a CDS encoding sigma-70 family RNA polymerase sigma factor, producing MSDISLTSAADEHRLWLMLKAGNPAALEQLFRKYYQHLYDYGMRFYAQDDIVKDATQDVFATIWERKAFLGDVQSVLPYLLASLRRTLLKRLTQQRKTVSFNAELHDANNDFAFSPEEFVLHRETDIARKRMVQSILGSIPPRMREALYLKVFKEFTYPQIAEVMGVSYQVARNYVFEALQRLRQLNPDTTFQA from the coding sequence ATGAGTGATATATCACTGACATCTGCGGCAGATGAACACCGGTTATGGCTGATGCTGAAAGCGGGAAATCCGGCAGCGCTGGAACAGTTGTTTCGCAAATATTATCAGCATTTGTATGATTACGGCATGCGCTTTTACGCGCAGGATGATATCGTTAAAGATGCCACACAGGATGTATTTGCAACCATTTGGGAGCGAAAGGCATTTTTGGGCGATGTGCAATCTGTGCTGCCGTATTTGCTGGCGTCGCTGCGGCGCACATTGCTGAAACGGCTGACGCAGCAGCGCAAAACGGTATCGTTCAACGCAGAATTGCACGATGCCAACAATGATTTTGCGTTTTCACCGGAAGAATTTGTCCTGCATCGCGAAACGGATATCGCCCGCAAACGAATGGTTCAATCCATTTTGGGAAGCATACCGCCACGGATGCGCGAAGCGCTGTATCTGAAAGTTTTTAAAGAATTTACCTATCCGCAAATCGCCGAAGTTATGGGCGTTTCATACCAGGTTGCGCGTAATTACGTTTTCGAAGCGCTGCAACGGCTCCGCCAATTAAACCCGGACACCACTTTTCAAGCCTGA
- a CDS encoding alpha/beta fold hydrolase: MKEHQNLQISGANKRPVLIDIRYNANRTPKPLVIFVHGFKGFKDWGHFNPIADAFAEQQFVFLKFNFSHNGTTPEHPQEFVDLEAFGQNNFSFELEDLGNVIDFACSRKFPVPKKEFDANHIYLLGHSRGGGIAILKAVEDSRVKKIATWASVSEYGKFWNEAMLPMWQENGVVYVPNVRTGQQMPLFWQLYEDFRDNRNRLLIPDAVKKLRIPFLVVHGTADLTVPYQSALDLVDWHPAATLVTILGGDHTFGGKHPFSDPDLPESAQKAVMETVGFFKSQ; the protein is encoded by the coding sequence ATGAAAGAACACCAAAACCTGCAAATTTCCGGCGCAAACAAACGCCCGGTTTTGATCGACATCCGGTATAACGCAAATCGTACGCCAAAACCGCTGGTCATTTTTGTCCACGGATTTAAAGGATTTAAAGATTGGGGCCATTTTAACCCGATCGCCGATGCGTTCGCGGAACAGCAATTCGTTTTCCTCAAGTTTAATTTTTCGCACAACGGCACCACGCCGGAACACCCGCAGGAATTTGTGGATCTGGAAGCGTTCGGGCAAAATAATTTCAGCTTCGAGCTGGAAGATTTGGGAAACGTGATCGATTTTGCCTGCTCGCGCAAATTTCCCGTTCCCAAAAAAGAATTCGACGCTAACCATATTTATTTATTAGGACATAGTCGCGGTGGCGGGATTGCCATTTTGAAAGCAGTTGAGGATTCCCGGGTGAAAAAAATTGCCACCTGGGCATCGGTGAGCGAATACGGCAAATTTTGGAATGAAGCGATGTTACCGATGTGGCAGGAAAACGGCGTGGTGTATGTGCCGAACGTCCGCACCGGTCAGCAAATGCCGCTTTTTTGGCAACTCTACGAAGATTTTCGCGACAACCGCAACCGGCTGTTGATTCCCGATGCCGTAAAAAAATTGCGCATTCCATTTTTGGTCGTCCACGGCACCGCAGACCTTACCGTGCCATATCAATCCGCACTGGATTTGGTCGATTGGCATCCCGCAGCAACGCTGGTGACGATACTCGGCGGCGATCACACGTTTGGCGGAAAACACCCATTTTCTGACCCGGATTTACCGGAAAGCGCCCAAAAAGCAGTGATGGAAACGGTGGGATTTTTTAAATCCCAATAA